In Musa acuminata AAA Group cultivar baxijiao chromosome BXJ3-11, Cavendish_Baxijiao_AAA, whole genome shotgun sequence, one DNA window encodes the following:
- the LOC135653420 gene encoding rho GTPase-activating protein 5-like: protein MAEVLRSPSHFASSPRRTLSCDPNDGSNGLLNPSNGIRGGGEEEENERRGAGGAIERKRETRRGEGVEEQQLSVLALLLTLFRKSLLGCKPEGVDDEDFGSMEIGCPTEVQHVAHVTFDRFHGFLGLPVEFEPEVPCRAPSASATVFGVSTESMQCSYDSRGNSVPTILLLMQRRLYEQGGLWTEGIFRINAENGQEEYVRDQLNNGIVPEGVDVHCLAGLIKAWFRELPTGLLDSLSFEQVMQCQTEEECSWLARLLPPTEAALLDWAINLMADVVQEEQQNKMNARNVATVFAPNMTQMADPLTALMYAVQVMNFLRMLILKTLKERQESTLEDASLSNADPSDENGHHSPQLHLEARLKEATEDVCVIEEPVVDNLAGVPEERPTKDEEADGPPQTSHDNAASEGTAVQHSTHELFSENSACPDGSSGCQESAANCSNAVHTNSHKKKTGQSNNQNHWKGRKAKGKSTSRASLSAEKSRGASIASRINSKVELVEAWR, encoded by the exons ATGGCTGAAGTGCTCCGGTCCCCTTCCCACTTCGCCTCGTCTCCCAGACGCACCCTTTCTTGCGACCCGAATGATGGCTCGAATGGCCTTTTAAACCCTTCCAATGGCATTCGAGGgggcggagaggaggaggagaatgaaAGGCGTGGTGCTGGCGGCGCGATAGAGAGGAAGAGGGAAACGAGGAGAGGGGAAGGAGTTGAGGAGCAGCAGCTGTCTGTGTTGGCACTGCTGCTGACGTTGTTCCGGAAGTCGCTGCTGGGGTGCAAGCCGGAGGGAGTCGACGACGAGGATTTCGGCTCCATGGAAATCGGGTGCCCCACTGAGGTGCAGCACGTCGCACACGTCACCTTCGACCGGTTCCATGGATTTCTCGGGCTGCCTGTCGAGTTCGAGCCGGAGGTCCCCTGCAGAGCCCCCAGCGCAAG TGCAACTGTCTTTGGTGTTTCCACTGAATCTATGCAATGTTCATATGATTCTAGAGGCAATAGTGTTCCGACCATACTCTTGCTGATGCAAAGACGTCTTTATGAGCAAGGCGGCCTTTGG ACAGAAGGAATCTTCAGAATTAATGCTGAAAATGGCCAAGAGGAATATGTGAGAGATCAGCTAAATAATGGAATAGTGCCGGAGGGTGTTGATGTGCACTGTCTGGCTGGTTTAATAAAG GCCTGGTTTAGAGAACTTCCTACTGGGTTGCTGGACTCTCTTTCGTTTGAGCAGGTGATGCAATGCCAGACAGAAGAAGAATGTTCTTGGCTTGCTAGATTGCTACCACCAACAGAGGCTGCTTTATTGGATTGGGCTATCAATTTGATGGCTGATGTTGTCCAAGAAGAACAACAAAACAAGATGAATGCACGCAATGTTGCAACAGTGTTTGCTCCAAACATGACTCAG ATGGCAGATCCTTTGACTGCTTTGATGTATGCGGTGCAAGTGATGAATTTTCTTAGGATGCTGATCTTAAAGACACTTAAAGAGAGACAAGAATCTACTCTAGAGGATGCTTCACTTTCTAATGCAGATCCATCTGATGAGAATGGCCATCATAGCCCTCAGCTTCATCTTGAAGCTCGTCTTAAAGAGGCAACTGAAGATGTTTGTGTTATCGAGGAACCTGTTGTGGACAATCTTGCTGGAGTTCCTGAAGAAAGGCCAACAAAAGATGAGGAAGCTGATGGACCACCTCAGACCTCTCATGACAATGCTGCCTCTGAAGGGACTGCAGTGCAACATTCAACTCATGAACTCTTCTCTGAGAATTCAGCATGCCCCGATGGTTCATCCGGTTGCCAGGAATCAGCAGCTAATTGTTCTAACGCAGTTCATACAAATTCGCATAAGAAAAAGACAGGCCAGTCAAACAATCAAAATCATTGGAAGGGcagaaaggcaaaggggaagtctACCAGTCGAGCTTCCTTGTCAGCTGAGAAGTCAAGGGGGGCCAGTATCGCAAGTCGTATAAATTCAAAGGTTGAGCTTGTAGAGGCATGGAGGTGA